GTGGAATCTTGTTTATGGGTGACGAGGAAATGTCACGGTGACCTCTTTGGGGAGTGGGGCTCTGTGGTCACCTGGACCTGGGGTTCAGATCTGGGCCCTACGCCCTTCCACCGCGACCTGGGGTTCAGATCTGGGCCCTATGCCCTTCCGCCGCGTGACCTGTTCTCCAGCGAGCGTCCTCTGGCTCTCAGCACCCTCCGCTCCCCCCCCCcgtaccccctcccccccaagccTGGGctcagagacacccccccccccccagcgaaGCCCGTCTCGCGGTCGCCTTCCCAGCACCAGCCGCTCAGGGGCGCTGTCTGACCCCGCAGCTGGGCGCTTccccaggccaggagcagggTCTCCGCTCACTTTCGGTGTCCGGCAGCCGGCCGTTCGCCAGCTGGCTGGAAGTAGCTGCTGAGTGCTGAATGACTGGGCTCCACTTTCCCCTCTTTAAAATGGGCGCAGTCATTCTCGGCTCCCCGAGGCCTGGATTTGCGGAGCACCCCTCGCCTCTCGCCCCCCCAGACGCTGCCCTCCCGGTGCCACCAGTGTGTGATCGTCACCAGCTCCAGCCACCTGCTGGGCACCAAGCTGGGGCCCGAGATCGAGCGGGCCGAGTGCACCATCCGCATGAACGACGCGCCCACCACGGGCTACGCGGCCGACGTGGGCAACAAGACCACCTTCCGCGTGGTGGCGCACTCCAGCGTGTTCCGCGTGCTGCGCAGGCCCCAGGAGTTCGTCAACCGGACCCCGGAGACCGTGTTCATCTTCTGGGGGCCCCCGAGCAAGATGCAGAAGCCGCAGGGCAGCCTGGTGCGCGTGATCCAGCGGGCGGGCCTGGCCTTCCCCGGCCTGGAGGCCTATGCCGTCTCTCCCGGCCGCATGCAGCAGTTCGACGAGCTCTTCCGGGGTGAGACGGGCAAGGACAGGTACCGGCCGCCCGCGCGCCCCCGCGCGCGCCCACTCCCTGCCGCCCTCGGTCGGACTTCCTGGGGGCGCGGGCCTCTCCAGCGCTGCGTGGCCTCTCCTCCCGGCATGCTCTGCGCCCAGCGAACGGGGGCTCCCAGCATGCTCTGCGCCAGGGCTCAGAGTCACCCCCAGCCTCTGTCTCGTGCAGCTGCCCCTAGCGTCAGGTCTCGCGAGAGGTCTGGGCTCTTCCCAGCATGCCCTGCTCTAAGCACGGTTGCTCCCAGCATGCCCTGCTCCAGCTAATGTCCCTGAAACAGCTGGGCCAGCGCTGTCCGCTGTGAAGAAGCCACACCTGTAGGTTCGAGTTCTGTGGCAGCCACGGGTAGAACGTGacgagagagaggccggcgctgctgACTTACTGTATTTCTTTGACTCTGCCGCTGTGTTTTGTCCGCTTTGTCCCTAAATACCCAACATCTTCGGCGCTGCCCTAAAAGGCTGCGAAGCACCTGTGCGCCGCTGTTGGTCGCTGGTGCGCAGCTGCGGCTCCCGTGTGcaccctggctctggctcagctCCCTGTGTCTGGATTTCGGTCGAGCCTTTGAGGCTTTCTGTGCAGATAGTCATGCGTTAAATagtctccctttttaaaaaaaaaattttgttgtttatttgaaaggcagaaacagagagaaagatcttctatctgccggttcactccccaaatggctgcaatggctggagccaggagccgggagctccatccgggtcccccaggtGGATGggggggccgaagcacttgggcatcctccactgttttcccaggtgcattcgcagggagctgggttggaagaggagcatccgggactcgaaccggcgccctgaaATGGAGTGCTGGCCTCCctggaggcagcttaacctgttgtgccacagcgccgcccggaTATCGCTGTTTATCAGACGTTTTTCTGTAGCAGTTAACAGGATCCTGTGGTTtttcgcggctcactaggctaatcctccgcctgcggcgccggcatcccgggttctagtcccggttggggcgctggttctgtgctggttgctcctcttccaggccagctctctgctgtggccagggagtgcagtggaggatggcccaagtgcttgggccctgcaccccatgggagaccaggagaagcacctggctcctggcttctggctttggggcagcacggtgcgccggccgaagcagccattggggggtgaaccaatggaaaaggaagacctttctctgtctctctctctctctcactgtccactctgcctgtcaaaaaaaaaaaaaaaaaagagtattaatGGGTTCTAAAGAATATGATGGGTTGTATTGACTGAATACTGAATCAAAAATATTTGTGCCTCTGGAGTACCCCCTGGTGGTGGTGTGGTTCCTCCTGTCTTGCTGGCGGGGCCCTGCCAGTATTTGGCTGAGCCTTTGTGCCGGTGCTGGTCTTGGTAACGGGGTCACGCCGGCCTCTGAAAATGAACTGGGAAGGTTCCCCCCCACACCccgtatattttctttctttcctccttcctcccttctttcttcccaggtttatttatttacctgacaGGCAGTGTTAccaagagagaggaacagagagatcatccatccgctggttcactctccccaagtggcagcagcggctggggctgggccaggctgaagccaggagccaggagctccatctgggtctccgccgtgggtgcaggggtccaagcacttgggccatcttctgctgctttcccaggcgcaatagcagagagctggatcagaagtggagcagctgggactcgaaccggggcccatatgggatgcaggtgctgcaggcggcggcctcccccgctgcgccacggcgccggcccccacctctTACATTCTCTAGAAGAGATTGGGTAGCTGTTCGGTAGGATTTGCCAATGAAGCTCTCTGGGCCTCCAGAGTTCTTTTCAGAAGGTTTAAACTCTGAGTAGTGTCGGGCTCTGCAGGCTGTTTCTCCATGGCCGAGCTTCGGTGTCTGTGGGTTTTGGGGTTAGAGTGTTTCATCTGAGTAGTCGAGTTTATGTGTGGAGTTGTGGAATTGTTTACTATGCATTTagtgtccaggccaaagccaggagcttcattcaggtctcccacatgggtgcaggggccccagcacttgggccaccttcccctgctctcccaggtgcgtcagcagggagctggatgggaagtggagcagctgggactcaaatccatgcCTATGTgcaatgccagtgtggcaggtggcgacaacccgctatgccacagcgccagccccggccaaaatgtttattttattttttttaaaaaagtcaaaataacCACCTCCCACCAAGTATGTGTCCCAGACTCAGTTCAGCATCTGCTCACTGTGAACTGTCCTCCGTGGCACAGTCTGTGTCGTCTTTTCCCGCGGTCTGAGACACCGCTGAGTGTCTTCTGCACGCAGTGGCGAGTGCTCGGCGGCCACACGCGGCCGTGGGCTGGGAAGCAGGTGCCAGCCTCACCCACGGTGCGGTCACAGCCGCACGGCCGGCTCCGTAGGAGTCCACTCTGCAGCCTGCTCCGccgtccctgcctgcctgcccgatCTGACCGGGGCACAGCATGGCCCGGCCTCTCTCTCCCCAGAGAGGATTCCCCGCTCTCCGGCTGGACAAGCACAGAGCCCCGGagcggggctgggcagggcccccaGGGTGGGTGGGAAGGGTTCCGGGCGGCACCCTGGGCGCTCCTCCCTGCCTGCGCCCCCTCATCCtgccccctctctgcccccagggaGAAGTCCCACTCATGGCTGAGCACCGGCTGGTTTACCATGGTGATAGCGGTGGAGCTGTGTGACCACGTGCACGTTTACGGCATGGTGCCCCCTGACTACTGCAGGTGAGCCCCGGGCCGGTGCCCCTTCAGGATGGGCCTGGAAACCTTGGCTGGGCAGGGGGTTGTGGCCTTGGAGGCCTCTGTGTGGATTTCAGACTGCTCTGCGGGGTACCACCCCCAGCTCCGCCAAggcttgtaggttttttttttcctttcttgcttttttttttttttttaagatttatttacattttttgaaaggcaaagttacagagtggaagaggcagagagaggaagcaaggttttccatccaagggttcactccctaaatggccacaactgccagagctggagccaggagcttcttctgggtctcccacgcaggtgcaggggcccaagacctgggccgtcctccactgctttcccaggccacagcaggccaCAGCTGGATCAGAGGATGCGGCTTTACCGGCCCCCAAGCCTGTTCATGAGTGATGGGGCTTGTGACTGCTTGAGAAACTGACAGCACGGCGGCATTactgtcttccttcctccctacATTGGCGGTCAGGCCAGGCGTAGGTCCTGCCGTCCGCCCCGCTCCCTAGATGAGGGAGACTGGGGGAGTACCCAAGGTCCGCAAACAGTAAGGAGTGGGCCAGGCTCCCACACCCCGCCACGCTCTGCCCTCTTGGAGAACGGAGGTCTCACTCCATTAAATCATACACAAGTCGCCAGTCCCACGCACACCCCTTACAGATGTGGGGAAGGGCGGGTCCCCGCGGCGCCCACCCTGCCTGACGCCCCCGTTTCTCCGCCCCAGCCAGCGGCCCCGCCTGCAGCGCATGCCCTACCACTACTACGAGCCCAAGGGGCCGGACGAGTGCGTCACCTACATCCAGAACGAACACAGCCGCAAGGGCAACCACCACCGCTTCATCACCGAGAAACGGGTCTTCTCG
This DNA window, taken from Lepus europaeus isolate LE1 chromosome 12, mLepTim1.pri, whole genome shotgun sequence, encodes the following:
- the ST6GALNAC6 gene encoding alpha-N-acetylgalactosaminide alpha-2,6-sialyltransferase 6 isoform X2, whose product is MECDPTSLPPGPPVGRWPLPLSRRRREMSSNKEQRSAVFVVLFALVTILILYSSSSANEVFHYGSLRGRSHRPVNFKKWDIANAYIPLLGNKTLPSRCHQCVIVTSSSHLLGTKLGPEIERAECTIRMNDAPTTGYAADVGNKTTFRVVAHSSVFRVLRRPQEFVNRTPETVFIFWGPPSKMQKPQGSLVRVIQRAGLAFPGLEAYAVSPGRMQQFDELFRGETGKDREKSHSWLSTGWFTMVIAVELCDHVHVYGMVPPDYCSQRPRLQRMPYHYYEPKGPDECVTYIQNEHSRKGNHHRFITEKRVFSSWAQLYGITFSHPAWA
- the ST6GALNAC6 gene encoding alpha-N-acetylgalactosaminide alpha-2,6-sialyltransferase 6 isoform X3; protein product: MTMTMKLRTPLLCHCGPCGCQKEQRSAVFVVLFALVTILILYSSSSANEVFHYGSLRGRSHRPVNFKKWDIANAYIPLLGNKTLPSRCHQCVIVTSSSHLLGTKLGPEIERAECTIRMNDAPTTGYAADVGNKTTFRVVAHSSVFRVLRRPQEFVNRTPETVFIFWGPPSKMQKPQGSLVRVIQRAGLAFPGLEAYAVSPGRMQQFDELFRGETGKDREKSHSWLSTGWFTMVIAVELCDHVHVYGMVPPDYCSQRPRLQRMPYHYYEPKGPDECVTYIQNEHSRKGNHHRFITEKRVFSSWAQLYGITFSHPAWA
- the ST6GALNAC6 gene encoding alpha-N-acetylgalactosaminide alpha-2,6-sialyltransferase 6 isoform X4 — encoded protein: MSSNKEQRSAVFVVLFALVTILILYSSSSANEVFHYGSLRGRSHRPVNFKKWDIANAYIPLLGNKTLPSRCHQCVIVTSSSHLLGTKLGPEIERAECTIRMNDAPTTGYAADVGNKTTFRVVAHSSVFRVLRRPQEFVNRTPETVFIFWGPPSKMQKPQGSLVRVIQRAGLAFPGLEAYAVSPGRMQQFDELFRGETGKDREKSHSWLSTGWFTMVIAVELCDHVHVYGMVPPDYCSQRPRLQRMPYHYYEPKGPDECVTYIQNEHSRKGNHHRFITEKRVFSSWAQLYGITFSHPAWA
- the ST6GALNAC6 gene encoding alpha-N-acetylgalactosaminide alpha-2,6-sialyltransferase 6 isoform X1 encodes the protein MACSRPPSQCDPTSLPPGPPVGRWPLPLSRRRREMSSNKEQRSAVFVVLFALVTILILYSSSSANEVFHYGSLRGRSHRPVNFKKWDIANAYIPLLGNKTLPSRCHQCVIVTSSSHLLGTKLGPEIERAECTIRMNDAPTTGYAADVGNKTTFRVVAHSSVFRVLRRPQEFVNRTPETVFIFWGPPSKMQKPQGSLVRVIQRAGLAFPGLEAYAVSPGRMQQFDELFRGETGKDREKSHSWLSTGWFTMVIAVELCDHVHVYGMVPPDYCSQRPRLQRMPYHYYEPKGPDECVTYIQNEHSRKGNHHRFITEKRVFSSWAQLYGITFSHPAWA